One stretch of Tribolium castaneum strain GA2 chromosome 5, icTriCast1.1, whole genome shotgun sequence DNA includes these proteins:
- the LOC103314963 gene encoding aquaporin-4 isoform X3, with product MVIVCAEFIGTAVLVFLSCMGCTKGMFGENITVLQTSLASGLSVTTAIQMFSHISGAHVNPAVTLCAFIMGEISLTSVPIYVGSQIAGSLTGYALLKAVTPDKHLNVSYGHCVTLPHDEISLLQACLVEFIATFIMAVAICAAWDPRNYAKGDSVSLRIGIIVFLLNITAGPYTGASMNPARSFGPTVWNSKWHSHWVYWIGPVLGASLSGQFYKMIFLRRQ from the exons ATGGTAATAGTATGTGCCGAATTCATTGGCACAGCTGTCTTAGTTTTCCTCTCGTGTATGGGCTGCACAAAGGGGATGTTTGGGGAAAACATTACAGTTTTGCAAACGAGCCTTGCCAGTGGTCTGTCTGTTACGACAGCCATTCAG atgTTCAGCCACATTTCTGGGGCGCATGTAAACCCCGCTGTCACACTTTGTGCTTTCATTATGGGCGAAATTTCCTTAACTTCGGTCCCGATTTATGTAGGTTCCCAAATTGCGGGTTCTTTGACCGGCTATGCACTTCTTAAG GCGGTAACGCCAGATAAGCACTTGAATGTTTCTTACGGTCATTGCGTCACGTTGCCGCACGATGAAATATCGCTTTTGCAA GCATGTCTTGTGGAATTTATAGCAACGTTTATTATGGCAGTGGCAATCTGCGCCGCGTGGGATCCGAGGAATTATGCTAAAGGAGATTCGGTTTCTTTGAGGATCGGAATCATCGTCTTTCTCTTAAATATCACAGCT GGGCCTTATACTGGGGCTAGTATGAACCCAGCTCGGAGCTTTGGGCCAACTGTTTGGAATTCCAAGTGGCACAGTCATTGG gttTATTGGATTGGGCCGGTATTAGGAGCAAGTCTCTCGGgtcaattttacaaaatgatatttttacgGAGACAATAA
- the LOC103315144 gene encoding proline-rich protein HaeIII subfamily 1 isoform X1, whose translation MSVGFGQRGGNRPPPNPAQVQKMLDENGHLIQTIQEYQSKGKAPEVVQYQQALHRNLTYLATMADSAQNVQSFLPMLQTQAPPPPHGQPPPTMDQQHMNNFNHQQQPAYRQPPGPQRPGVPTHPYPQRGYQQNQYPGQYPPQGNAYPQQNQYPTNQPPVYPPSNAQANYGQPPSTTAHNNYQQPGYGTPPPGGAPPQPGAGPYPPPGAPPQAPPGTYPNGGPYPNSTAPQTYPQGYPPQPGYAPPPPSSQPQTSPASYPNQPSTSPQNYGPSNTQSPPFSAPPNNNQSPAVTSAPPTTPQPYQPPYPPNSQPSNPNAGYTPNTPQGYPPAGPPNNYGYAPQPGYPPQPQYGGQPQGYQYPRPPTAQGPPPPQGQYGYNYPAQPNPQ comes from the exons ATGTCTGTGGGATTCGGTCAACGTGGCGGTAATCGACCGCCACCAAACCCAGCACAAGTACAAAAAATGCTCGACGAAAATGGACATTTGATTCAAACAATTCAAGAGTATCAAAGCAAAGGAAAAGCTCCAGAAGTTGTCCAGTATCAACAAGCATTGCACAGGAATTTAACTTATCTAGCCACGATGGCAGACTCTGCTCAAAATGTTCAGTCTTTTTTGCCT ATGTTGCAAACACAGGCACCCCCACCACCGCACGGCCAGCCGCCACCCACAATGGATCAACAGCACATGAACAATTTCAACCACCAACAACAACCCGCCTACCGCCAGCCTCCAGGACCGCAACGCCCTGGCGTTCCAACCCACCCTTACCCCCAGCGAGGTTACCAACAAAACCAATACCCTGGCCAATACCCACCTCAAGGTAACGCCTATCCCCAACAAAACCAATACCCCACAAACCAACCCCCGGTCTATCCCCCATCGAATGCTCAAGCCAATTACGGACAACCACCGTCAACGACAGCACACAACAACTACCAACAGCCGGGTTACGGCACGCCCCCACCTGGTGGAGCCCCACCCCAACCGGGTGCAGGGCCCTACCCTCCGCCAGGTGCCCCGCCCCAAGCCCCACCCGGGACGTACCCTAATGGTGGCCCCTACCCCAATTCCACGGCTCCACAGACTTACCCACAGGGATACCCGCCCCAGCCGGGCTACGCCCCGCCTCCACCCTCTAGCCAACCACAAACGTCCCCCGCCTCTTATCCCAACCAACCAAGTACGTCTCCACAAAATTACGGGCCTAGTAATACCCAGTCTCCGCCCTTTTCGGCTCCACCCAATAATAATCAAAGTCCTGCGGTTACTTCGGCTCCACCCACCACACCACAACCGTATCAACCTCCATATCCACCCAATTCTCAGCCCTCGAATCCTAACGCAGGATACACACCCAATACCCCACAAGGGTATCCCCCTGCAGGACCGCCCAATAATTATGGGTATGCCCCACAACCTGGCTATCCACCACAGCCTCAATATGGGGGACAACCACAAGGGTACCAGTATCCAAGGCCTCCAACAGCACAAGGTCCACCACCTCCGCAAGGGCAGTATGGGTACAATTACCCTGCCCAGCCAAACCCACAGTAG
- the LOC103314963 gene encoding aquaporin AQPAe.a isoform X1 translates to MRDVGNDHRFSVDIPKDCDVTYNKKGQTPALLNGMVIVCAEFIGTAVLVFLSCMGCTKGMFGENITVLQTSLASGLSVTTAIQMFSHISGAHVNPAVTLCAFIMGEISLTSVPIYVGSQIAGSLTGYALLKAVTPDKHLNVSYGHCVTLPHDEISLLQACLVEFIATFIMAVAICAAWDPRNYAKGDSVSLRIGIIVFLLNITAGPYTGASMNPARSFGPTVWNSKWHSHWVYWIGPVLGASLSGQFYKMIFLRRQ, encoded by the exons ATGAGAGATGTGGGAAATGATCATCGATTCAGTGTTGATATTCCTAAAG ATTGCGATGTGACATACAACAAAAAGGGACAAACTCCGGCTTTGCTCAACGGAATGGTAATAGTATGTGCCGAATTCATTGGCACAGCTGTCTTAGTTTTCCTCTCGTGTATGGGCTGCACAAAGGGGATGTTTGGGGAAAACATTACAGTTTTGCAAACGAGCCTTGCCAGTGGTCTGTCTGTTACGACAGCCATTCAG atgTTCAGCCACATTTCTGGGGCGCATGTAAACCCCGCTGTCACACTTTGTGCTTTCATTATGGGCGAAATTTCCTTAACTTCGGTCCCGATTTATGTAGGTTCCCAAATTGCGGGTTCTTTGACCGGCTATGCACTTCTTAAG GCGGTAACGCCAGATAAGCACTTGAATGTTTCTTACGGTCATTGCGTCACGTTGCCGCACGATGAAATATCGCTTTTGCAA GCATGTCTTGTGGAATTTATAGCAACGTTTATTATGGCAGTGGCAATCTGCGCCGCGTGGGATCCGAGGAATTATGCTAAAGGAGATTCGGTTTCTTTGAGGATCGGAATCATCGTCTTTCTCTTAAATATCACAGCT GGGCCTTATACTGGGGCTAGTATGAACCCAGCTCGGAGCTTTGGGCCAACTGTTTGGAATTCCAAGTGGCACAGTCATTGG gttTATTGGATTGGGCCGGTATTAGGAGCAAGTCTCTCGGgtcaattttacaaaatgatatttttacgGAGACAATAA
- the LOC103315144 gene encoding uncharacterized protein LOC103315144 isoform X3 → MLQTQAPPPPHGQPPPTMDQQHMNNFNHQQQPAYRQPPGPQRPGVPTHPYPQRGYQQNQYPGQYPPQGNAYPQQNQYPTNQPPVYPPSNAQANYGQPPSTTAHNNYQQPGYGTPPPGGAPPQPGAGPYPPPGAPPQAPPGTYPNGGPYPNSTAPQTYPQGYPPQPGYAPPPPSSQPQTSPASYPNQPSTSPQNYGPSNTQSPPFSAPPNNNQSPAVTSAPPTTPQPYQPPYPPNSQPSNPNAGYTPNTPQGYPPAGPPNNYGYAPQPGYPPQPQYGGQPQGYQYPRPPTAQGPPPPQGQYGYNYPAQPNPQ, encoded by the coding sequence ATGTTGCAAACACAGGCACCCCCACCACCGCACGGCCAGCCGCCACCCACAATGGATCAACAGCACATGAACAATTTCAACCACCAACAACAACCCGCCTACCGCCAGCCTCCAGGACCGCAACGCCCTGGCGTTCCAACCCACCCTTACCCCCAGCGAGGTTACCAACAAAACCAATACCCTGGCCAATACCCACCTCAAGGTAACGCCTATCCCCAACAAAACCAATACCCCACAAACCAACCCCCGGTCTATCCCCCATCGAATGCTCAAGCCAATTACGGACAACCACCGTCAACGACAGCACACAACAACTACCAACAGCCGGGTTACGGCACGCCCCCACCTGGTGGAGCCCCACCCCAACCGGGTGCAGGGCCCTACCCTCCGCCAGGTGCCCCGCCCCAAGCCCCACCCGGGACGTACCCTAATGGTGGCCCCTACCCCAATTCCACGGCTCCACAGACTTACCCACAGGGATACCCGCCCCAGCCGGGCTACGCCCCGCCTCCACCCTCTAGCCAACCACAAACGTCCCCCGCCTCTTATCCCAACCAACCAAGTACGTCTCCACAAAATTACGGGCCTAGTAATACCCAGTCTCCGCCCTTTTCGGCTCCACCCAATAATAATCAAAGTCCTGCGGTTACTTCGGCTCCACCCACCACACCACAACCGTATCAACCTCCATATCCACCCAATTCTCAGCCCTCGAATCCTAACGCAGGATACACACCCAATACCCCACAAGGGTATCCCCCTGCAGGACCGCCCAATAATTATGGGTATGCCCCACAACCTGGCTATCCACCACAGCCTCAATATGGGGGACAACCACAAGGGTACCAGTATCCAAGGCCTCCAACAGCACAAGGTCCACCACCTCCGCAAGGGCAGTATGGGTACAATTACCCTGCCCAGCCAAACCCACAGTAG
- the LOC103314963 gene encoding aquaporin AQPAe.a isoform X2: MHSFESTTNMSQDCDVTYNKKGQTPALLNGMVIVCAEFIGTAVLVFLSCMGCTKGMFGENITVLQTSLASGLSVTTAIQMFSHISGAHVNPAVTLCAFIMGEISLTSVPIYVGSQIAGSLTGYALLKAVTPDKHLNVSYGHCVTLPHDEISLLQACLVEFIATFIMAVAICAAWDPRNYAKGDSVSLRIGIIVFLLNITAGPYTGASMNPARSFGPTVWNSKWHSHWVYWIGPVLGASLSGQFYKMIFLRRQ; encoded by the exons ATGCACTCTTTTGAATCAACAACAAATATGTCTCAAG ATTGCGATGTGACATACAACAAAAAGGGACAAACTCCGGCTTTGCTCAACGGAATGGTAATAGTATGTGCCGAATTCATTGGCACAGCTGTCTTAGTTTTCCTCTCGTGTATGGGCTGCACAAAGGGGATGTTTGGGGAAAACATTACAGTTTTGCAAACGAGCCTTGCCAGTGGTCTGTCTGTTACGACAGCCATTCAG atgTTCAGCCACATTTCTGGGGCGCATGTAAACCCCGCTGTCACACTTTGTGCTTTCATTATGGGCGAAATTTCCTTAACTTCGGTCCCGATTTATGTAGGTTCCCAAATTGCGGGTTCTTTGACCGGCTATGCACTTCTTAAG GCGGTAACGCCAGATAAGCACTTGAATGTTTCTTACGGTCATTGCGTCACGTTGCCGCACGATGAAATATCGCTTTTGCAA GCATGTCTTGTGGAATTTATAGCAACGTTTATTATGGCAGTGGCAATCTGCGCCGCGTGGGATCCGAGGAATTATGCTAAAGGAGATTCGGTTTCTTTGAGGATCGGAATCATCGTCTTTCTCTTAAATATCACAGCT GGGCCTTATACTGGGGCTAGTATGAACCCAGCTCGGAGCTTTGGGCCAACTGTTTGGAATTCCAAGTGGCACAGTCATTGG gttTATTGGATTGGGCCGGTATTAGGAGCAAGTCTCTCGGgtcaattttacaaaatgatatttttacgGAGACAATAA
- the LOC103315144 gene encoding uncharacterized protein LOC103315144 isoform X2 — MPVFNSCIYFVLTFTNQVLTTDRAGLQMLQTQAPPPPHGQPPPTMDQQHMNNFNHQQQPAYRQPPGPQRPGVPTHPYPQRGYQQNQYPGQYPPQGNAYPQQNQYPTNQPPVYPPSNAQANYGQPPSTTAHNNYQQPGYGTPPPGGAPPQPGAGPYPPPGAPPQAPPGTYPNGGPYPNSTAPQTYPQGYPPQPGYAPPPPSSQPQTSPASYPNQPSTSPQNYGPSNTQSPPFSAPPNNNQSPAVTSAPPTTPQPYQPPYPPNSQPSNPNAGYTPNTPQGYPPAGPPNNYGYAPQPGYPPQPQYGGQPQGYQYPRPPTAQGPPPPQGQYGYNYPAQPNPQ, encoded by the exons atgcctgtttttaattcttgtatttattttgtattaacaTTTACAAATCAGGTGCTAACTACTGACAGGGCCGGACTACAG ATGTTGCAAACACAGGCACCCCCACCACCGCACGGCCAGCCGCCACCCACAATGGATCAACAGCACATGAACAATTTCAACCACCAACAACAACCCGCCTACCGCCAGCCTCCAGGACCGCAACGCCCTGGCGTTCCAACCCACCCTTACCCCCAGCGAGGTTACCAACAAAACCAATACCCTGGCCAATACCCACCTCAAGGTAACGCCTATCCCCAACAAAACCAATACCCCACAAACCAACCCCCGGTCTATCCCCCATCGAATGCTCAAGCCAATTACGGACAACCACCGTCAACGACAGCACACAACAACTACCAACAGCCGGGTTACGGCACGCCCCCACCTGGTGGAGCCCCACCCCAACCGGGTGCAGGGCCCTACCCTCCGCCAGGTGCCCCGCCCCAAGCCCCACCCGGGACGTACCCTAATGGTGGCCCCTACCCCAATTCCACGGCTCCACAGACTTACCCACAGGGATACCCGCCCCAGCCGGGCTACGCCCCGCCTCCACCCTCTAGCCAACCACAAACGTCCCCCGCCTCTTATCCCAACCAACCAAGTACGTCTCCACAAAATTACGGGCCTAGTAATACCCAGTCTCCGCCCTTTTCGGCTCCACCCAATAATAATCAAAGTCCTGCGGTTACTTCGGCTCCACCCACCACACCACAACCGTATCAACCTCCATATCCACCCAATTCTCAGCCCTCGAATCCTAACGCAGGATACACACCCAATACCCCACAAGGGTATCCCCCTGCAGGACCGCCCAATAATTATGGGTATGCCCCACAACCTGGCTATCCACCACAGCCTCAATATGGGGGACAACCACAAGGGTACCAGTATCCAAGGCCTCCAACAGCACAAGGTCCACCACCTCCGCAAGGGCAGTATGGGTACAATTACCCTGCCCAGCCAAACCCACAGTAG
- the LOC656316 gene encoding alpha-soluble NSF attachment protein, whose translation MTNAEERARQLVSEAEKKLSPKGFFQSLFFSSRNRTEDAIECYQKAGSLFKLAKNWLQASTAFRMAGDLNLEQNNRSEAANDFVFAAKCLDKYDTNGAVKYLLKAIQIYTDLGRFITAAKLHNNIGEIYEQNLELENAIQHYEQAADYYKVEDNFMSAKKCLLKVAEYASSEFHDYNKAVNIFQEVAFFDLKTPILHYNVKDNLCKAGLCHLCVDSLNAKLALESYLEKYPDFENTAQFEFLKKLIECVEEADEETFNKMVADYDKLHRLDTWHTKVLLKIRKQIKGHPNLL comes from the coding sequence ATGACCAACGCGGAAGAACGCGCCCGCCAGCTGGTATCCGAAGCGGAGAAAAAACTGTCCCCCAAAGGTTTTTTCCAATCACTTTTTTTCTCTTCCCGAAACCGCACCGAAGACGCAATCGAATGTTACCAGAAAGCGGGAAGTTTATTCAAACTTGCGAAAAACTGGCTACAGGCAAGCACAGCGTTCCGAATGGCTGGCGATTTAAACTTGGAGCAAAACAACCGGTCTGAAGCAGCCAACGATTTTGTTTTTGCAGCCAAATGTTTagataaatacgacacaaacgGCGCTGTAAAATACCTACTCAAAGCAATACAGATTTACACCGATTTGGGCCGCTTTATCACGGCCGCGAAACTGCACAACAACATTGGAGAAATCTACGAACAAAATTTGGAACTCGAAAACGCGATTCAACATTACGAACAAGCAGCCGATTATTACAAAGTTGAGGACAATTTCATGTCGGCCAAAAAGTGCCTCCTTAAAGTTGCAGAATACGCGTCTTCAGAGTTTCACGATTATAACAAAGCGGtaaacatttttcaagaagtggcgttttttgatttgaaaaCTCCAATTTTGCATTACAATGTCAAAGACAATTTGTGTAAAGCTGGTCTGTGCCACTTGTGTGTGGACTCACTTAATGCAAAACTTGCGCTTGAATCATATTTAGAGAAATACCCCGACTTTGAAAACACCGCTCAATttgagtttttgaaaaaactcatTGAATGTGTTGAAGAGGCGGACGAAGAAACGTTTAACAAAATGGTCGCAGACTATGACAAGCTCCACCGTTTGGACACTTGGCACAcgaaagttttattaaaaattaggaAACAAATAAAAGGACACCCCAATCTTTTGTAA
- the LOC135265214 gene encoding rRNA-processing protein UTP23 homolog yields MKIKRYKKVHKHLNFYINNFGFRQPYQILLDGTFCFAALNNKVNIADNVPRYLQGELKLLTTQCAIIEMENLGTKLGGALIILKKFPIHKCGHEGQPVVASECLLSMLGDTNLNHYVIATQDRDLQNNVRHKVGVPLLYLHGKTPVLEQPSEVTVEATRSRAEGLSVSERQKIEKLKLESGLVEAKGKKVKRKKKGPNPLSCKKKKKNKSGEVDKVVKNTEEKKKRKKIRIAQHVKEILFNKDNQV; encoded by the exons ATGAAGATAAAAAGGTACAAAAAAGTGCACAAACACTTAAACTTCTACATAAATAATTTCGGGTTTCGGCAGCCTTATCAAATCCTACTAGACGGAACGTTTTGTTTTGCAGCTTTGAAC AATAAAGTGAATATCGCTGACAATGTTCCGAGATACTTACAAGGGGAGCTTAAATTGTTGACTACACAATGTGCAATCATCGAAATGGAAAATTTGGGTACTAAGTTGGGGGGCGCTTTAATCATCTTGAAGAAATTTCCCATTCACAAATGCGGACATGAAGGACAACCAGTTGTTGCCTCAGAGTGCTTGTTATCAATGTTGGGTGATACAAATCTTAATCATTACGTTATCGCAACTCAAGATAgagatttacaaaataatgtgaGACATAAAGTGGGTGTACCGCTTCTTTATCTTCATGGGAAGACTCCAGTATTGGAACAACCTTCAGAGGTAACAGTTGAGGCCACTAGAAGTAGGGCTGAAGGCTTAAGTGTAAGTGAGAGacagaaaattgaaaagttgAAATTGGAGAGTGGTTTAGTTGAAGCCAAAGGTAAGAAAGTGAAGAGGAAGAAGAAAGGGCCAAACCCTTTGTCGtgcaagaagaagaagaaaaataagtCAGGAGAGGTGGATAAAGTGGTGAAAAATACAGAAGAGAAGAAGAAAAGGAAGAAAATTAGGATAGCACAACATGTTAAAGAGATTTTGTTCAATAAAGACAATCAAGTTTag